The following are encoded together in the Roseobacter denitrificans OCh 114 genome:
- the rpsF gene encoding 30S ribosomal protein S6, giving the protein MPLYEHVMIARQDLSNTQAEGLIEHFGTVLSDNGGKLVDHEYWGVKTMAYKINKNRKGHYAFLRSDAPAPAVHEMERLMRLHDDVMRVLTIKVDEHAELPSVQMQKREERGDRRERR; this is encoded by the coding sequence ATGCCTTTATACGAGCATGTTATGATCGCACGTCAGGACCTGTCCAACACACAGGCCGAAGGGTTGATCGAACATTTTGGAACCGTCCTGTCCGACAACGGCGGCAAACTCGTGGATCACGAGTACTGGGGCGTCAAAACGATGGCCTACAAGATCAACAAGAACCGCAAGGGTCACTATGCATTCCTGCGCTCTGATGCGCCTGCACCGGCTGTCCACGAGATGGAGCGCTTGATGCGTCTGCATGATGATGTGATGCGCGTTTTGACGATCAAGGTTGATGAACACGCGGAACTGCCATCGGTTCAGATGCAAAAGCGCGAAGAACGTGGCGACCGCCGCGAACGTCGTTGA
- a CDS encoding DNA-packaging protein, which produces MEHQLPPEGDWRTWVIMGGRGAGKTRAGAEWVRAQVEGARPLDEGRSRRVALVGETIEQVREVMIFGDSGILACSPPDRRPVWEAGRKRLVWPNGAIATIHSAFDPEGLRGPQFDAAWVDELAKWKKAQDTWDMLQFALRLGDKPQVCVTTTPRNVGVLKTLMKSPSTVSSHAPTEANAANLARSFLEEVRARYAGTRLGRQELDGVLLEDAEGALWTTAGIEGIRCEQAPELDRIVVAVDPSTTSGANSDECGIIVAGVKMAGAPQDWRAYVLADCTVQGASPAGWAQAAIAAMERFGADRLVAEVNQGGQMVAEVLRQVDPLVPYKGVHASRGKVARAEPVAALYEQGRVRHLRDLGALEDQMCRMTVQGYEGQGSPDRVDALVWALHELMIEPVAKWRAPRVRSL; this is translated from the coding sequence ATGGAACATCAGTTGCCGCCAGAGGGAGACTGGCGCACCTGGGTGATCATGGGCGGACGGGGTGCCGGTAAGACACGTGCTGGTGCCGAATGGGTGCGTGCACAGGTCGAAGGCGCACGGCCTTTGGATGAGGGCCGTTCCCGGCGCGTTGCTTTGGTTGGGGAGACCATTGAGCAAGTGCGAGAAGTCATGATTTTTGGCGACAGTGGCATACTGGCCTGTTCGCCACCCGACAGACGCCCGGTTTGGGAAGCAGGACGCAAGCGTCTTGTCTGGCCAAACGGGGCGATTGCCACCATTCACTCCGCCTTTGATCCGGAAGGATTGCGGGGGCCGCAATTTGATGCGGCCTGGGTCGATGAATTGGCCAAATGGAAAAAAGCACAAGATACGTGGGATATGTTGCAGTTTGCGCTGCGCCTTGGCGACAAGCCACAGGTGTGTGTCACCACAACACCGCGCAATGTAGGCGTTCTCAAAACGCTGATGAAATCACCATCGACCGTATCCAGCCATGCGCCGACAGAGGCGAATGCGGCCAATCTTGCGCGGTCGTTCCTTGAGGAAGTGCGCGCGCGCTATGCCGGCACCCGGCTGGGGCGTCAGGAACTGGATGGCGTTTTGTTGGAAGATGCAGAAGGCGCGCTTTGGACGACGGCGGGCATTGAAGGTATCAGGTGCGAACAGGCACCCGAGCTTGACCGTATCGTCGTGGCAGTTGACCCCTCGACCACGTCTGGCGCGAATTCGGACGAATGCGGGATCATCGTTGCAGGGGTCAAAATGGCAGGTGCACCGCAAGACTGGCGCGCCTATGTTCTGGCCGATTGCACGGTACAAGGTGCAAGCCCCGCAGGATGGGCGCAGGCCGCCATTGCGGCGATGGAGCGTTTCGGCGCGGATAGGCTGGTCGCAGAGGTCAATCAGGGGGGGCAGATGGTGGCAGAAGTGCTGCGTCAGGTCGACCCTTTGGTGCCCTACAAGGGCGTGCATGCCAGTCGCGGAAAAGTTGCCCGGGCAGAGCCTGTTGCAGCTCTGTATGAACAGGGGCGTGTGCGTCATTTACGAGACTTGGGCGCGCTGGAAGATCAAATGTGCCGCATGACGGTGCAGGGATACGAAGGGCAGGGTTCACCGGACCGGGTTGATGCCTTGGTTTGGGCTTTGCACGAACTGATGATTGAGCCCGTCGCCAAATGGCGCGCGCCCCGTGTCCGGTCGCTTTGA
- the fabF gene encoding beta-ketoacyl-ACP synthase II: MRRVVVTGLGLVTPLADGVEESWSRILAGKSGAGPITGFDASRLVTQYACEVPLGDGSDGTFNADTYLPAKEQRKVDTFILFGLAAAEQAVRDAGWAPEDQESLERTGVLIGSGIGGLNSIANTAVMMAEKGPRRVSPFFVPGALINLISGQVSIKYGFKGPNHSVVTACSTGAHAIGDASRLIQHGDADVMIAGGAEAAICEIGIAGFNACKALSTKRGDDPQKASRPYDKDRDGFVMGEGAGIVVLEEYEHAKARGARIYAEVLGYGLSGDAYHITAPSEDGEGGERSMRNALRGAGLAPKDIDYINAHGTSTMADTIELGAVERMMGEHAGKVTMSSTKSATGHLLGAAGAIEAIFSILAIRDQVAPPTINLDNPAVETAIDLAPNAKRPREINVALSNSFGFGGTNASVLFGKTD; encoded by the coding sequence ATGCGCAGAGTAGTTGTCACAGGCTTGGGTTTGGTCACACCATTGGCTGATGGTGTCGAGGAGAGCTGGTCGAGAATTCTTGCGGGGAAATCCGGCGCGGGTCCCATTACGGGATTTGATGCGAGCCGGTTGGTCACGCAATACGCCTGCGAAGTACCCCTTGGCGACGGTTCGGACGGGACATTCAACGCGGATACCTATCTGCCCGCGAAAGAGCAGCGCAAGGTTGATACCTTTATTCTTTTCGGGCTGGCAGCGGCGGAGCAGGCGGTCAGGGATGCCGGTTGGGCACCTGAGGATCAAGAAAGCTTGGAGCGTACCGGCGTGCTGATCGGATCGGGGATCGGCGGATTGAATTCCATCGCCAATACCGCGGTGATGATGGCGGAAAAAGGCCCGCGCCGGGTGTCGCCGTTCTTTGTGCCGGGGGCGCTGATCAACCTGATTTCCGGTCAGGTCAGCATCAAATACGGCTTCAAGGGGCCGAACCATTCGGTCGTAACGGCCTGTTCGACCGGTGCCCATGCGATTGGCGACGCGAGCCGTTTGATCCAGCACGGAGATGCGGATGTGATGATTGCGGGTGGTGCGGAAGCGGCGATCTGCGAGATTGGTATTGCCGGTTTCAATGCCTGCAAGGCACTGAGCACCAAACGCGGCGATGATCCGCAAAAGGCAAGCCGGCCTTATGACAAGGACCGCGACGGTTTCGTGATGGGCGAGGGAGCCGGTATCGTTGTGCTGGAAGAGTATGAGCATGCCAAGGCGCGTGGTGCGAGGATCTATGCCGAAGTTCTGGGCTATGGGTTGTCTGGTGATGCCTATCACATTACCGCCCCGTCAGAAGATGGGGAAGGCGGCGAGCGGTCGATGCGCAACGCGCTGCGGGGGGCGGGTCTGGCGCCCAAGGATATTGACTACATCAACGCGCATGGGACGTCGACCATGGCCGATACGATCGAGTTGGGCGCGGTGGAACGGATGATGGGGGAACATGCCGGGAAGGTGACGATGTCGTCGACGAAATCGGCAACCGGGCATCTTTTGGGCGCGGCCGGCGCGATCGAGGCGATCTTTTCGATCCTTGCCATTCGTGATCAGGTGGCACCGCCGACGATCAATCTGGACAACCCGGCGGTTGAGACGGCGATTGACCTTGCGCCCAATGCCAAGCGCCCGCGTGAAATCAACGTCGCCCTCAGCAACTCATTCGGGTTTGGGGGCACGAATGCGAGTGTTCTGTTCGGGAAGACCGACTGA
- a CDS encoding GTA head formation protein, RCAP_rcc01685 family — MSDPAFERFECAPGLRLQAHERVAQIQHDNLIRRLDRVEEMMERLEKRLWFTVYGIVAVILSQGLQSILAAVP; from the coding sequence ATGAGTGATCCTGCGTTTGAGCGCTTTGAATGTGCGCCCGGGCTGCGATTGCAGGCCCATGAGCGCGTTGCACAGATCCAGCATGATAACCTCATCCGGCGCCTGGATCGTGTGGAAGAGATGATGGAGCGGTTGGAAAAACGGCTCTGGTTTACGGTCTACGGCATCGTCGCGGTGATCTTGAGTCAGGGGCTGCAGTCGATCCTCGCGGCTGTGCCCTAG
- a CDS encoding GNAT family N-acetyltransferase: MSRTIPTINTHRLTLRGMRAEDFNRFAEIWAMPEVVRYIDGEPWPRGKAWDAFLKHAGHWQITGFGQWAILRHRAPDMSGQVGFFYGKRGLGPDFDDTPEAGWALAPDAHGQGYAKEAVRAAHDWFDRVVTGRLVCMIDPRNERALRLAAAMGYTLMREARYQGNPVRLFERKTPPQ, from the coding sequence ATGTCGCGCACGATTCCGACGATCAATACGCACCGCCTGACGTTGCGCGGTATGCGGGCCGAGGATTTCAACCGCTTTGCCGAGATATGGGCGATGCCCGAGGTCGTGAGGTATATCGACGGGGAGCCTTGGCCGCGTGGCAAAGCATGGGATGCGTTCCTCAAACATGCGGGCCATTGGCAGATTACCGGTTTCGGGCAATGGGCGATCCTGCGGCATCGTGCGCCGGACATGTCCGGGCAGGTCGGGTTTTTCTATGGCAAACGCGGCCTTGGCCCCGATTTTGATGATACGCCGGAAGCCGGGTGGGCATTGGCGCCTGATGCCCATGGGCAAGGCTATGCAAAGGAAGCGGTACGTGCCGCGCATGACTGGTTTGACCGGGTGGTGACAGGGCGTCTTGTCTGCATGATTGATCCGCGCAACGAGCGGGCGCTGAGGCTTGCTGCAGCGATGGGTTACACGCTGATGCGGGAGGCACGTTATCAGGGCAATCCGGTGCGCCTTTTTGAGCGCAAGACTCCGCCACAATAA
- the rpsR gene encoding 30S ribosomal protein S18 translates to MASKPFFRRRKVCPFSGDNAPKIDYKDTRLLQRYISERGKIVPSRITAVSAKKQRELARAIKRARFLALLPYAVK, encoded by the coding sequence ATGGCCAGCAAACCATTTTTCCGCCGCCGCAAGGTCTGCCCCTTCTCGGGCGACAACGCGCCGAAGATCGACTACAAAGACACCCGTCTGTTGCAGCGCTACATCTCTGAGCGGGGCAAGATCGTCCCTTCCCGTATCACCGCAGTTTCCGCCAAAAAGCAACGTGAGCTGGCCCGTGCCATCAAACGCGCCCGCTTTCTGGCCCTTCTGCCCTACGCCGTGAAGTAA
- a CDS encoding cytochrome b/b6 domain-containing protein, whose translation MTLSNTTQHYGSVAKTFHWLTALLILTLIPLGIFANDLPYETSEQLTRKAWYFSLHKTLGVTVFFVALARIIWAISQPKPALLHADRKVESLAAQSVHWLLYGSLLLVPLSGWVHHAATSGFAPIWWPLGQNLPLIPKSEALAGFTAGLHIVFERVLVVSIFLHAAGALKHHFIDRDSTLRRMLPGTPQVPAVNAGHATVLPLAVALVIWGGAVATGASLGLYEKHDGSVQAAALEAVQSDWVVQDGTLEITVQQLGSAVTGSFADWTAAISFDETVQSGPAGSVDVIVSIGSLTLGSVTSDAMGSDFFNAEGFPTASFNATIERGEQGYAAIGALTIKGTTLPATLPFTLDVSDGVATMQGGLQIDRRDFKIGESQKDESAVGFAVDVAVSLTASEGG comes from the coding sequence ATGACCCTTTCCAACACGACACAGCATTACGGAAGCGTAGCCAAGACATTTCACTGGCTCACTGCCCTGCTGATCCTGACGCTGATACCGCTTGGCATCTTTGCCAATGACCTGCCCTATGAGACTTCGGAACAACTCACGCGCAAGGCATGGTACTTTTCGCTGCACAAAACGCTCGGCGTGACAGTGTTCTTTGTGGCGCTGGCGCGCATCATCTGGGCCATCAGCCAACCCAAACCCGCCCTGCTGCACGCTGATCGCAAAGTGGAAAGTCTTGCAGCGCAATCGGTGCACTGGCTGCTTTATGGCTCACTGCTGCTGGTTCCCCTGTCGGGCTGGGTGCACCACGCCGCGACCTCCGGGTTTGCGCCGATCTGGTGGCCCCTGGGCCAGAACCTGCCGCTGATCCCGAAGTCAGAGGCGCTCGCCGGGTTTACGGCAGGCTTGCACATCGTCTTCGAACGCGTGCTGGTCGTGTCGATCTTCCTGCATGCCGCAGGCGCGCTGAAACACCACTTCATCGACCGTGACAGCACGCTTCGGCGGATGCTGCCCGGCACCCCGCAGGTGCCCGCAGTCAACGCAGGCCACGCCACGGTTCTGCCGCTGGCCGTTGCCTTGGTCATCTGGGGTGGTGCGGTCGCGACCGGGGCGAGCTTGGGTCTATATGAAAAACACGACGGCAGTGTTCAGGCCGCCGCCCTCGAAGCGGTGCAATCGGACTGGGTCGTGCAGGATGGCACCCTTGAAATCACCGTGCAGCAGCTCGGCTCCGCTGTGACCGGCAGCTTTGCCGACTGGACAGCGGCGATCAGCTTTGACGAAACCGTGCAAAGCGGCCCTGCGGGATCGGTGGATGTGATCGTCTCCATCGGCTCCCTGACGCTGGGGTCGGTCACATCCGATGCCATGGGCAGCGATTTCTTCAACGCCGAAGGGTTCCCGACCGCCAGTTTCAACGCCACAATCGAGCGGGGCGAACAGGGCTATGCGGCCATCGGCGCGCTGACCATCAAGGGCACCACGCTGCCCGCCACCCTGCCCTTCACGCTCGATGTGTCCGACGGTGTTGCAACAATGCAGGGGGGGTTGCAGATCGACCGCCGCGATTTCAAAATTGGCGAATCGCAAAAGGACGAAAGCGCCGTGGGCTTTGCCGTGGATGTCGCCGTCAGCCTTACCGCCAGCGAAGGCGGCTGA
- the fabD gene encoding ACP S-malonyltransferase produces the protein MSIAFVFPGQGAQTVGMGRALAEAYPDAQAVFDEVDDALGEKLSALIWEGDIETLTLTQNAQPALMATSMAAIRALAAEGVGMERLSFVAGHSLGEYSALAAAGTFSIADTARLLRTRGLAMQRAVPVGEGAMAAVLGLDFDTATDVAARAAQGQVCQIANENDPAQNVVSGEKGAVERAIVLAKEAGAKRALMLPVSAPFHCALMAPAAKEMAQALEEVEMSAPQVPLVANVLGTAVEDPARIKELLIDQVTGQVRWKTSVEWMAAQGVTEFWEIGAGKALSGMIRRIAKDSVSRAIGTPEDIKAAVNA, from the coding sequence ATGAGCATTGCATTTGTTTTCCCCGGACAGGGCGCGCAGACGGTTGGCATGGGGCGGGCACTGGCCGAAGCCTACCCGGACGCGCAGGCCGTGTTTGATGAGGTGGATGATGCCTTGGGCGAAAAGCTGAGCGCGTTGATCTGGGAGGGCGATATCGAAACGCTGACGCTGACGCAGAATGCGCAACCAGCGTTGATGGCTACGTCCATGGCCGCGATCCGTGCGCTGGCTGCTGAGGGCGTGGGTATGGAGCGCCTTTCATTCGTGGCGGGTCACAGCCTTGGGGAATATTCCGCTTTGGCCGCTGCGGGGACGTTCTCGATTGCGGATACGGCGCGGTTGTTGCGCACACGCGGGCTGGCGATGCAGCGTGCGGTGCCCGTTGGAGAAGGGGCGATGGCGGCTGTGCTGGGGTTGGATTTCGACACGGCGACGGATGTTGCCGCGCGCGCTGCACAAGGGCAGGTATGCCAGATCGCAAATGAGAACGATCCGGCGCAGAACGTGGTGTCGGGGGAAAAGGGCGCCGTTGAACGCGCCATCGTGCTGGCCAAGGAGGCAGGTGCGAAACGCGCGCTTATGCTGCCGGTGTCGGCACCGTTCCACTGTGCCTTGATGGCACCGGCGGCGAAAGAAATGGCGCAGGCGCTGGAAGAGGTCGAGATGTCAGCGCCACAGGTGCCTTTGGTGGCGAATGTGCTGGGAACGGCTGTGGAGGATCCTGCCCGCATCAAGGAATTGCTGATTGATCAGGTGACAGGGCAGGTGCGCTGGAAAACCTCGGTCGAATGGATGGCCGCGCAGGGCGTGACAGAGTTCTGGGAGATCGGCGCGGGCAAGGCCCTCAGCGGGATGATCCGGCGCATCGCAAAAGACAGCGTGTCACGTGCGATTGGCACCCCCGAGGATATCAAAGCGGCAGTGAATGCCTGA
- a CDS encoding acyl carrier protein translates to MSDIADRVKKIVVEHLGVEEDKVVESASFIDDLGADSLDTVELVMAFEEEFGIEIPDDAAETIQTFGDAVKFISDAS, encoded by the coding sequence ATGAGCGACATCGCAGATCGCGTGAAGAAAATCGTTGTGGAGCACCTTGGTGTCGAAGAAGACAAGGTGGTCGAAAGTGCGTCTTTTATTGACGATCTGGGCGCAGACAGCCTTGATACCGTCGAGCTGGTAATGGCCTTCGAAGAAGAGTTCGGCATCGAAATTCCGGATGATGCGGCAGAAACGATCCAGACTTTTGGCGATGCGGTAAAGTTCATCTCCGACGCGTCCTGA
- the rplI gene encoding 50S ribosomal protein L9, protein MQVILLERVAKLGQMGEVVDVKPGYARNFLLPQGKALSASKANIEAFEQQKAQLEARNLETRKEAEALAAKLDGQQFIVIRSASDSGALYGSVTTRDAAEAATEAGFTVDRKQVVLSPIKELGLHAVQVVLHPEVDATIHLNVARSVEEAELQASGKSIQELAAEEEAAAEFEIQELFDDIGAAASEDEELAETAGVAPAEPSEEDDSAKA, encoded by the coding sequence ATGCAAGTTATCCTTCTCGAACGTGTCGCAAAGCTCGGCCAGATGGGCGAAGTCGTAGACGTCAAACCCGGTTATGCACGCAACTTTCTGTTGCCGCAGGGCAAGGCGCTGTCGGCGTCCAAAGCCAACATCGAGGCTTTCGAGCAGCAGAAAGCGCAGCTTGAGGCCCGTAACCTTGAGACCAGGAAAGAAGCCGAGGCGCTCGCGGCCAAGCTTGATGGACAACAGTTCATCGTGATTCGCTCGGCGTCCGATTCTGGCGCACTTTACGGGTCGGTCACCACCCGTGACGCAGCCGAGGCTGCAACCGAAGCGGGCTTTACCGTGGACCGCAAGCAGGTCGTGCTCTCCCCGATCAAGGAACTGGGTCTGCACGCCGTTCAGGTTGTTCTGCACCCTGAAGTGGACGCAACGATCCACTTGAATGTCGCGCGTTCCGTCGAAGAAGCCGAACTGCAGGCATCCGGCAAGTCCATTCAGGAACTCGCCGCCGAGGAAGAAGCAGCCGCTGAATTCGAAATTCAGGAACTGTTTGACGATATCGGCGCCGCAGCTTCCGAAGACGAAGAACTCGCAGAAACTGCCGGTGTGGCACCTGCAGAGCCAAGCGAGGAAGACGACAGCGCCAAGGCGTAA
- the mltG gene encoding endolytic transglycosylase MltG: MWRHIASNAVTMLIVLLFLVGGVILWGKSQYDGAGPLSEAMCVEVPSGSTMRRISETLEDSGAVTSSAIFRMGAEYADKADQLKAGSYLVPPGASMAQIVDTVTRGGASTCGTEVVYRIGVNRVSVQLRELNPQTNQFEEMANFNPAVDETPDIYTDRKASVGTRFRVALAEGVTSWQIVEGLKAMDVLEGSVEALPPEGSLAPDSYEVRPGDQRANVVERMRAAQERRVARVWENRQPGLPIETPEELLILASIIEKETAVAEERRQVASVFVNRLNRGMRLQTDPTVIYGVTEGRGVLGRGLRQSELRAATPWNTYVIEGLPPTPIANPGLASLEAAAAPLETPYIFFVADGTGGHAFAETLAEHNRNVAQWRRIEAERANQSSGN, from the coding sequence ATGTGGCGGCATATCGCTTCTAATGCAGTGACGATGTTGATTGTGCTGCTGTTTCTGGTGGGCGGCGTCATTCTGTGGGGCAAATCCCAATACGATGGTGCGGGCCCACTGAGCGAAGCGATGTGTGTGGAAGTGCCCAGTGGCTCAACGATGCGCCGCATAAGCGAGACGCTGGAAGACAGCGGAGCCGTGACGTCCAGCGCGATTTTCCGGATGGGCGCGGAATACGCCGATAAAGCCGACCAGTTGAAGGCGGGCAGCTATCTGGTGCCCCCCGGTGCGTCCATGGCGCAGATCGTGGATACCGTGACCCGGGGCGGGGCGAGCACCTGCGGAACGGAAGTCGTGTATCGCATAGGCGTAAATCGCGTGAGTGTTCAGTTGCGCGAGTTGAACCCGCAAACCAATCAGTTCGAAGAAATGGCGAATTTCAATCCCGCCGTGGATGAGACGCCTGACATCTATACAGACCGCAAGGCATCTGTGGGGACGCGGTTTCGTGTGGCGCTCGCGGAAGGTGTGACGTCCTGGCAGATCGTTGAGGGGCTGAAGGCGATGGATGTGCTGGAGGGGAGTGTCGAGGCGCTGCCGCCTGAAGGGTCGCTGGCACCCGACAGCTATGAGGTGCGCCCGGGCGATCAGCGCGCAAATGTGGTGGAACGCATGCGCGCCGCACAGGAACGGCGTGTGGCGCGCGTCTGGGAAAACCGGCAGCCGGGTTTGCCGATCGAGACACCGGAAGAATTGTTGATCCTTGCGTCGATTATTGAAAAGGAAACGGCCGTTGCCGAAGAGCGTCGGCAGGTGGCGAGCGTCTTTGTGAACCGTCTGAACCGTGGCATGCGTCTGCAGACCGACCCCACCGTGATTTATGGTGTGACCGAAGGGAGAGGCGTGCTGGGACGCGGGTTGCGCCAGAGTGAACTGCGCGCCGCCACCCCGTGGAACACCTATGTGATCGAGGGGCTGCCGCCGACGCCGATCGCCAATCCGGGTCTTGCAAGTCTGGAAGCGGCAGCGGCGCCGCTGGAGACGCCCTATATCTTTTTCGTAGCGGACGGGACGGGCGGTCACGCCTTTGCCGAAACGCTTGCGGAGCATAACCGAAACGTCGCACAATGGCGCCGGATCGAAGCGGAACGGGCCAATCAGAGTTCTGGCAACTAG
- a CDS encoding YceI family protein produces the protein MKTLVLAAALAATASFASAADKYVLDASHSQVLFSYNHLGFSTTFGMFSGFEGEIMFDAENPAGSSVSVSMPTMSMFTGWEDREAHFMSEDFFGATEDDMISFTSSSIEVTGENTAKITGDLTMNDVTKPVVLDAVLNKSGPYPFGPQQGTPTLGFDATTTLLRSDFELGAFAPAVSDEVTVQISIEALQAE, from the coding sequence ATGAAAACTCTCGTTCTTGCGGCGGCGCTTGCTGCTACAGCTTCCTTTGCGTCTGCAGCGGATAAATATGTGCTGGATGCCAGCCACAGCCAGGTTCTGTTCAGCTACAACCACCTCGGGTTCTCGACAACCTTTGGCATGTTCTCTGGTTTCGAAGGGGAAATCATGTTCGACGCGGAAAACCCAGCCGGGTCCAGCGTTTCAGTCTCCATGCCAACGATGAGCATGTTTACCGGTTGGGAAGACCGCGAAGCGCATTTCATGTCGGAGGACTTCTTCGGCGCAACCGAGGATGACATGATTTCCTTCACATCGTCATCCATCGAAGTCACCGGAGAGAACACGGCGAAGATTACAGGTGATCTGACCATGAACGACGTGACCAAGCCTGTGGTGCTGGATGCGGTGTTGAACAAGTCCGGCCCTTACCCTTTCGGCCCCCAGCAAGGGACGCCCACACTGGGCTTTGACGCCACGACCACGCTGCTGCGGTCTGATTTCGAACTCGGTGCTTTTGCGCCTGCGGTGAGCGATGAGGTTACCGTTCAAATCTCGATCGAGGCGCTTCAGGCGGAGTAA
- a CDS encoding phage portal protein — translation MGFNFLRRGAQAEVPEKKASATGPVVAYQTTGRVAWSPRDAVSLTRTGFSSNPVGFRSVKLIAEAAAALPLVLQDAEQRFEAHPLVDLVARPNPMQGRAELLEALYAQLLLTGNAYVEAVSDLDGAPEELHVLRSDRMSVVPGPDGWPVAYEYAVGGRKHRFDASGPVVPVCHIKSFHPQDDHYGFSPMQAAAMAVDVHNSASRWSKALLDNAARPSGAIVYRGAEGQGSMNSDQYDRLVSEMESHHQGARNAGRPMLLEGGLDWKPMGFSPSDMEFQKTKESAAREIALAFGVPPMLLGIQGDATYSNYQEAHRAFYRLTVLPLATRVTAALAHWLARHTGEAVEIKPDLDQVPALAAERDAQWSRVAGADFLTQAEKRALLGLPAVSADE, via the coding sequence ATGGGTTTTAATTTTCTACGGCGCGGGGCGCAGGCTGAAGTGCCTGAGAAGAAGGCCAGCGCGACCGGCCCTGTTGTGGCCTATCAGACGACGGGCCGGGTTGCGTGGAGCCCGCGTGATGCTGTTTCACTGACGCGCACGGGTTTTTCAAGCAACCCTGTTGGGTTTCGCTCTGTGAAACTCATTGCCGAGGCTGCCGCTGCATTGCCGCTTGTGCTGCAAGACGCAGAACAGCGTTTTGAAGCGCATCCGCTGGTCGATCTGGTGGCGCGCCCGAACCCGATGCAAGGGCGGGCCGAGCTGCTTGAGGCGCTTTATGCGCAACTGCTGTTGACCGGCAATGCCTATGTGGAAGCGGTATCTGATCTCGATGGCGCGCCGGAGGAGTTACATGTCTTGCGCTCGGATCGCATGAGTGTCGTGCCTGGCCCGGATGGGTGGCCTGTCGCCTATGAATATGCCGTGGGCGGTCGCAAACACCGCTTTGATGCAAGTGGCCCCGTGGTGCCGGTGTGTCATATCAAGAGCTTTCACCCGCAGGATGATCATTACGGTTTTAGCCCGATGCAGGCGGCGGCCATGGCGGTCGATGTCCATAACTCGGCAAGCCGTTGGTCCAAGGCCCTGCTGGATAATGCGGCGCGCCCGTCCGGTGCGATCGTCTATCGCGGAGCCGAGGGGCAGGGGTCGATGAACAGTGATCAGTATGACCGCCTTGTGAGTGAAATGGAGAGCCATCATCAGGGTGCGCGCAATGCCGGGCGACCCATGTTGCTGGAGGGTGGTCTGGATTGGAAGCCGATGGGGTTTTCCCCGTCCGACATGGAGTTTCAGAAAACCAAGGAATCCGCGGCGCGTGAGATTGCACTGGCCTTCGGGGTGCCGCCCATGTTGCTGGGTATTCAGGGCGATGCCACATATTCGAATTATCAGGAGGCGCACCGTGCGTTCTATCGTTTGACGGTTTTGCCGCTTGCGACACGGGTGACGGCAGCGCTGGCCCATTGGTTGGCGCGCCACACGGGCGAAGCCGTCGAGATCAAACCCGATCTTGATCAGGTGCCTGCGCTGGCGGCGGAGCGGGATGCGCAATGGAGCCGGGTTGCGGGGGCGGATTTCCTGACACAGGCAGAAAAGCGCGCTTTGCTTGGCTTGCCGGCGGTCAGTGCAGATGAGTGA
- the fabG gene encoding 3-oxoacyl-[acyl-carrier-protein] reductase translates to MFDLTGKTALITGASGGIGADIARALHGAGATVGLSGTRVAPLEALAAELGERAHVLPCNLSDMAAVEALPKEAAAAMGSVDILVNNAGITRDNLFMRMSDEEWNSVIDVNLTATFKLCKGVMRGMMKARWGRIINISSIVGATGNPGQANYAASKAGMVGMSKSLAYEVASRGITVNAVAPGFIETAMTDKLTEDQKAAIMGQIPAGRMGSAGEIASGVLYLASPEAGYVTGTTLHVNGGMAML, encoded by the coding sequence ATGTTTGATCTGACAGGAAAGACGGCCCTGATCACCGGCGCCTCGGGCGGTATTGGCGCGGATATCGCGCGCGCGCTTCATGGTGCGGGGGCAACGGTGGGGTTGTCCGGCACGCGCGTGGCACCCCTTGAGGCACTGGCGGCGGAGTTGGGCGAACGAGCGCATGTGCTGCCCTGCAACCTGAGCGATATGGCAGCGGTCGAGGCCTTGCCCAAAGAAGCGGCGGCGGCGATGGGATCGGTGGATATTCTGGTCAATAACGCGGGCATCACGCGCGACAATCTGTTCATGCGGATGTCGGATGAGGAATGGAATTCCGTGATTGATGTCAATCTGACGGCCACCTTCAAGCTGTGCAAAGGCGTCATGCGGGGCATGATGAAGGCGCGCTGGGGCCGCATCATCAACATCTCCAGCATCGTGGGGGCGACGGGAAATCCCGGGCAGGCGAATTATGCAGCCTCCAAGGCGGGTATGGTCGGCATGTCCAAGAGCCTCGCCTATGAGGTCGCAAGCCGTGGCATCACGGTGAACGCCGTGGCACCGGGGTTCATTGAAACGGCGATGACCGACAAGCTGACGGAGGATCAAAAAGCTGCGATCATGGGGCAAATCCCTGCTGGCCGCATGGGGTCTGCGGGCGAGATCGCATCCGGTGTTTTGTATCTGGCCAGCCCCGAAGCCGGCTATGTCACAGGAACGACCTTGCACGTGAACGGCGGTATGGCCATGTTGTAG